A region of Streptomyces sp. NBC_01750 DNA encodes the following proteins:
- a CDS encoding 3-isopropylmalate dehydrogenase, with protein MSRSINLAVIPGDGIGQEVVAQGLKVLSAVLPQDVKLETKEYDLGAQRWHRTGETLPDAELDSLKNHDAILLGAIGDPSVPSGVLERGLLLKLRFAFDHYVNLRPSKLFPNTATPLAGRPDIDFVVVREGTEGPYTGNGGSLRTGTPAEVATEVSLNTAYGVERVVRDAYERADSRPRKKLTLVHKNNVLVYAGHLWKNIFDKVGQEYPEVTTDYLHVDAATIFFVTQPERFDVIVTDNLFGDILTDLAAAVTGGIGLAASGNINPTGTFPSMFEPVHGSAPDIAGTGKADPTATILSVALLLRHLGFEAEAARIEEAVSVDLAERDGATVRTTDEIGDALAVRVAG; from the coding sequence ATGTCTCGCAGCATCAATCTCGCAGTGATCCCCGGTGACGGCATCGGCCAGGAAGTCGTGGCGCAGGGCCTGAAGGTCCTCTCCGCCGTCCTCCCGCAGGACGTGAAGCTGGAGACCAAGGAGTACGACCTCGGCGCCCAGCGCTGGCACCGCACCGGAGAGACCCTCCCGGACGCGGAGCTCGACTCCCTCAAGAACCACGACGCGATCCTGCTCGGCGCGATCGGCGATCCGTCCGTGCCGTCCGGCGTGCTGGAGCGCGGGCTGCTGCTCAAGCTGCGGTTCGCCTTCGACCACTACGTCAACCTGCGTCCGTCGAAGCTGTTCCCGAACACCGCGACCCCGCTGGCCGGCCGCCCTGACATCGACTTCGTGGTCGTCCGCGAGGGCACCGAGGGGCCGTACACCGGCAACGGCGGCTCCCTGCGCACCGGTACGCCCGCCGAGGTCGCCACCGAGGTCAGCCTCAACACGGCGTACGGCGTCGAGCGCGTCGTCCGTGACGCGTACGAGCGTGCCGACTCCCGCCCGCGCAAGAAGCTGACGCTGGTTCACAAGAACAACGTGCTCGTCTACGCCGGTCACCTGTGGAAGAACATCTTCGACAAGGTCGGCCAGGAGTACCCCGAGGTCACCACCGACTACCTGCACGTCGACGCCGCGACGATCTTCTTCGTCACCCAGCCGGAGCGCTTCGACGTCATCGTCACCGACAACCTTTTCGGTGACATTCTCACCGACCTCGCCGCTGCCGTGACCGGCGGTATCGGCCTGGCCGCGTCCGGCAACATCAACCCGACGGGCACCTTCCCGTCGATGTTCGAGCCCGTGCACGGCTCCGCGCCCGATATCGCGGGCACGGGCAAGGCCGACCCGACGGCCACGATCCTCTCCGTCGCCCTCCTGCTGCGTCACCTCGGCTTCGAGGCCGAGGCGGCACGCATCGAGGAGGCCGTCTCCGTAGATCTCGCGGAGCGTGACGGTGCCACGGTCCGTACGACGGACGAGATCGGCGACGCGCTCGCGGTACGAGTAGCCGGCTGA
- a CDS encoding agmatine deiminase family protein — protein MTFRMPPEWAPHERTWMAWPGPNATFTGDGLAESRRAWASVARAVRRFEPVTVVVGPGQGEGARALLGPDIDLVERELDDAWMRDIGPTFVTDGARLAAVDWVFNGWGAQEWASWEHDAKIARLVADLVGVPSHSSPLVNEGGGIHVDGEGTVLLTETVQLGPERNPGWTKEEVEAEIHAKLGTTKAIWLKRGLTADYPPHGYGTLGHVDIVAAFAGPGVIVAHGQPDPAHPDHELCKENVEMLKSQKDARGRRIEVVEVPAPTVVREEDGGWVDYSYINHYVCNGGVVLCAFDDPRDEIAAGIFRRLYPGRRVTLVDARTIFAAGGGIHCITQQQPRV, from the coding sequence ATGACTTTCCGTATGCCGCCCGAGTGGGCCCCGCACGAGCGCACCTGGATGGCCTGGCCGGGCCCCAATGCCACCTTCACCGGGGACGGTCTCGCCGAGTCCCGCCGAGCGTGGGCGTCCGTCGCCCGGGCGGTACGCCGCTTCGAGCCGGTCACCGTGGTCGTGGGCCCGGGGCAGGGGGAGGGCGCCCGCGCCCTGCTCGGCCCGGACATCGACCTCGTCGAGCGCGAGCTGGACGACGCGTGGATGCGCGACATCGGCCCGACCTTCGTCACCGACGGGGCTCGACTGGCAGCCGTGGACTGGGTGTTCAACGGCTGGGGCGCGCAGGAGTGGGCCAGCTGGGAGCACGACGCGAAGATCGCCCGGCTGGTCGCGGACCTCGTCGGCGTGCCCTCGCACAGCTCACCGCTGGTCAACGAGGGCGGCGGCATCCATGTCGACGGCGAGGGCACGGTACTGCTCACCGAGACCGTGCAGCTCGGCCCCGAGCGCAACCCGGGCTGGACGAAGGAGGAGGTCGAGGCCGAGATCCATGCCAAGCTCGGCACGACCAAGGCGATCTGGCTGAAGCGCGGCCTGACCGCGGACTATCCGCCGCACGGCTACGGCACGCTCGGGCATGTCGACATCGTCGCCGCATTCGCCGGCCCGGGGGTGATAGTCGCCCACGGCCAGCCGGACCCGGCCCACCCCGACCACGAGCTCTGCAAGGAGAACGTGGAGATGCTGAAGTCCCAGAAGGACGCACGGGGCCGCCGTATCGAGGTCGTCGAGGTCCCGGCGCCGACCGTCGTACGGGAGGAGGACGGGGGATGGGTCGACTACTCGTACATCAACCACTACGTCTGCAACGGCGGAGTGGTGTTGTGCGCCTTCGACGACCCGCGCGACGAGATCGCGGCGGGCATCTTCCGCCGCCTCTACCCCGGCCGCAGGGTCACGCTGGTCGACGCCCGCACGATCTTCGCCGCCGGCGGCGGCATCCACTGCATCACACAGCAGCAGCCCAGGGTCTGA
- a CDS encoding TetR/AcrR family transcriptional regulator yields MTPAPRRRNIAPPRESVLVAAMATIAERGLDGLTMAGLGREVGMSSGHLLYYFRTKDELLLQTLEWSEGRLGTERSALLSQQATAAERLDAYVDLYVPDGPRDPHWTLWLEVWNRSQNAEADARARQAAIEGAWHRDLVALIAEGISRGEFHAVDPDRFAARLRALLDGFSVHVAVGIPGTGRPQVLAHVREFLDETLLGPAR; encoded by the coding sequence ATGACCCCCGCCCCGCGCCGCCGCAACATCGCGCCGCCACGAGAGTCCGTCCTCGTCGCCGCCATGGCCACCATCGCCGAGCGCGGCCTCGACGGGCTCACCATGGCCGGGCTCGGCCGTGAGGTGGGGATGAGCAGCGGGCATCTCCTCTACTACTTCCGTACCAAGGACGAGCTGCTCCTGCAGACCCTCGAGTGGAGCGAGGGCCGCCTCGGTACCGAGCGCAGTGCCCTGCTCTCCCAACAGGCCACCGCCGCCGAACGTCTCGACGCATACGTCGATCTCTACGTCCCCGACGGGCCCCGCGACCCGCACTGGACGCTCTGGCTCGAGGTCTGGAACCGCTCGCAGAACGCCGAGGCCGACGCCCGTGCCCGGCAGGCGGCCATCGAGGGCGCCTGGCACAGGGACCTCGTCGCGCTGATCGCCGAAGGCATCTCGCGCGGCGAGTTCCATGCCGTCGACCCCGACCGGTTCGCCGCCCGGCTGCGCGCCCTCCTCGACGGTTTCAGCGTCCATGTCGCCGTCGGAATACCGGGCACAGGACGCCCCCAAGTCCTCGCCCACGTACGGGAATTCCTCGACGAGACGCTGCTCGGGCCCGCCCGCTGA
- a CDS encoding urease subunit alpha: protein MTGSGTSTGTGTTGIDPHEYAAVHGPRAGDRVVLGDSGLVVRVESDTQKPGDEFLAGFGKTARDGLHLKAAAVRETCDVVISNALVIDAVQGIRKASIGIREGRIHAIGRAGNPDTLDGVDVVVGTGTSIVPGEGMIATAGAVDTHVHLLSPRIMEASLASGVTTVIGQEFGPVWGVGVNSPWALRHAFNAFDAWPVNIGFLARGSSSRDAPLVEALAEGGASGFKVHEDMGAHTRALDTALRVAEEYDVQVALHSDGLNECLSVEDTLRVLDGRTIHAFHIEGCGGGHVPNVLKMAGVPNVIGSSTNPTLPFGRDAVAEHYGMIVSVHDLKTDLPGDAAMARDRIRAGTMGAEDVLHDLGAIGITSSDAQGMGRAGETVRRTFAMAGKMKAELGPMEGDGAYDDNARVLRYMAKLTVNPAIAHGLAHEIGSIEVGKLADIVLWKPQYFGAKPQLVLKSGFPAYGVTGDPNAATDTCEPLVLGPQFGAYGATAADVSVAFVAKAATELGSDLMPTRRRRVAVRGTRGIGPADLRLNSRIGEVGVDGGSGLVTLDGDPVRSGPVESISLNRLYFL, encoded by the coding sequence ATGACCGGCAGCGGCACCAGTACCGGTACCGGCACGACCGGAATCGATCCGCACGAGTACGCGGCCGTGCACGGCCCCCGCGCCGGGGACCGGGTCGTGCTCGGCGACTCCGGGCTCGTGGTCCGCGTCGAGTCGGACACGCAGAAGCCGGGCGACGAGTTCCTGGCCGGCTTCGGCAAGACCGCGCGCGACGGGCTGCACCTGAAAGCCGCCGCCGTACGCGAGACCTGCGACGTCGTCATCAGCAACGCGCTTGTCATCGACGCCGTGCAGGGCATCCGCAAGGCGTCGATCGGCATCCGCGAAGGCCGGATCCACGCCATCGGGCGGGCCGGGAATCCGGACACCCTCGACGGTGTCGACGTCGTCGTCGGTACGGGTACGAGCATCGTGCCGGGCGAGGGCATGATCGCCACCGCCGGAGCCGTCGACACCCACGTCCATCTGCTCTCGCCGCGCATCATGGAGGCCTCGCTCGCATCAGGTGTCACCACCGTCATCGGCCAGGAGTTCGGCCCGGTGTGGGGCGTCGGCGTCAACTCGCCCTGGGCACTGCGCCACGCCTTCAACGCCTTCGACGCCTGGCCGGTCAACATCGGCTTCCTGGCGCGCGGTTCGTCGTCCCGCGACGCCCCTCTGGTGGAGGCGCTCGCCGAGGGCGGCGCCTCCGGTTTCAAGGTCCACGAGGACATGGGCGCGCACACGCGGGCCCTGGACACCGCGCTGCGCGTCGCCGAGGAGTACGACGTCCAGGTCGCGCTGCACAGCGACGGTCTGAACGAATGCCTGTCGGTCGAGGACACGCTGCGCGTCCTGGACGGCCGTACGATCCACGCCTTCCACATCGAGGGCTGCGGCGGCGGGCACGTACCGAACGTGCTCAAGATGGCGGGCGTACCGAACGTCATCGGCTCGTCGACCAACCCGACCCTGCCATTCGGCCGGGACGCGGTCGCCGAGCACTACGGGATGATCGTCTCCGTACACGACCTCAAGACCGATCTGCCCGGCGACGCCGCCATGGCACGGGACCGGATCAGGGCCGGGACGATGGGCGCGGAGGACGTGCTGCACGACCTCGGCGCGATCGGGATCACCTCGTCGGACGCACAGGGGATGGGGCGCGCCGGTGAGACCGTACGCCGCACCTTCGCCATGGCCGGGAAGATGAAGGCCGAACTCGGCCCGATGGAGGGCGACGGGGCGTACGACGACAACGCGCGTGTGCTGCGCTACATGGCGAAGCTGACCGTCAACCCGGCGATCGCACACGGCCTCGCGCACGAGATCGGCTCGATCGAGGTGGGCAAGCTCGCGGACATCGTGCTGTGGAAGCCGCAGTACTTCGGGGCGAAGCCGCAGCTGGTGCTGAAGTCGGGCTTCCCGGCGTACGGGGTGACGGGCGATCCCAATGCGGCGACCGACACGTGCGAACCGCTCGTCCTCGGACCGCAGTTCGGGGCGTACGGAGCGACCGCGGCTGACGTCTCGGTCGCCTTTGTGGCGAAGGCCGCGACCGAACTGGGCTCCGACCTGATGCCGACGCGCCGCCGCCGGGTCGCGGTGCGCGGCACACGCGGTATCGGCCCGGCCGATCTGCGGCTCAACTCCCGGATCGGCGAGGTCGGGGTGGACGGCGGCAGTGGCCTGGTCACGCTCGACGGCGACCCGGTGCGGTCCGGGCCCGTCGAATCGATCTCCCTCAACCGCCTCTACTTCCTCTAG
- a CDS encoding branched-chain amino acid aminotransferase, whose product MTTPTIELKPSSYSLSDAEREAILANPGFGRHFTDHMVTIKWTEGRGWHDAQLVPYAPLSIDPANMTLHYAQEIFEGLKAYRRPDGSVVTFRPEANAERFQRSAARLAMPELPVQTFIAACDALVQHDKAWVPTHGGESSLYLRPFMIATEVGLGVRPANEYLFIVIASPAGAYFPGGVKPVSIWLSEDRVRAVPGGMGDAKTGGNYAASLLAQAEAAGKGCDQVAYLDAVEHKWVEELGGMNLFFVYGDRIVTPELTGSLLAGITRDSLLQLANDLGYKSEEGRVSIDQWKRDTENGTLTEVFACGTAAVITPVGMVKSASGEWKQSGGQPGEVTLRLREALLDIQTGKADDVHGWTHQLG is encoded by the coding sequence ATGACGACGCCCACGATCGAGCTCAAGCCTTCCTCGTACTCGCTGTCCGACGCGGAGCGCGAGGCGATCCTGGCCAACCCCGGATTCGGCCGCCACTTCACCGATCACATGGTGACGATCAAGTGGACGGAGGGGCGGGGGTGGCACGACGCTCAGCTCGTCCCGTACGCGCCGCTGTCGATCGACCCGGCCAATATGACGCTGCACTACGCGCAGGAGATCTTCGAGGGCCTGAAGGCCTACCGCCGTCCCGACGGCTCGGTCGTCACCTTCCGCCCCGAGGCGAACGCCGAGCGCTTCCAGCGGTCCGCGGCCCGGCTGGCGATGCCGGAGCTGCCGGTCCAGACCTTCATCGCGGCGTGCGACGCGCTGGTCCAGCACGACAAGGCGTGGGTCCCGACGCACGGCGGCGAGTCCTCGCTGTATCTGCGCCCCTTCATGATCGCTACCGAGGTCGGCCTGGGCGTGCGGCCCGCCAACGAGTACCTCTTCATCGTCATCGCCTCGCCCGCGGGCGCCTATTTCCCCGGCGGCGTCAAGCCGGTCTCCATCTGGCTTTCCGAGGACCGCGTGCGCGCCGTTCCCGGAGGCATGGGCGATGCCAAGACGGGCGGCAACTACGCCGCGTCCCTGCTCGCCCAGGCCGAGGCCGCCGGGAAGGGCTGCGACCAGGTCGCCTACCTCGACGCCGTCGAGCACAAGTGGGTCGAGGAACTGGGCGGCATGAACCTGTTCTTCGTCTACGGAGACAGGATCGTCACGCCCGAGCTCACCGGCTCGCTGCTCGCAGGCATCACCCGTGACTCGCTCCTCCAGCTCGCCAATGACCTCGGCTACAAGTCCGAGGAGGGACGCGTCTCCATCGACCAGTGGAAGCGCGACACCGAGAACGGCACGCTCACCGAAGTCTTCGCCTGCGGTACGGCCGCGGTCATCACCCCGGTCGGCATGGTCAAGTCCGCGAGCGGCGAATGGAAGCAGTCCGGCGGCCAGCCGGGCGAGGTCACGCTGCGCCTGCGCGAGGCGCTGCTGGACATCCAGACGGGCAAGGCGGATGACGTCCACGGCTGGACCCACCAGCTGGGCTGA
- a CDS encoding phosphocholine-specific phospholipase C — protein sequence MTPISRRGFVTLGAGAAAAAALPSTAGAATGTIRATEATGTITDVKHVVVLMQENRSFDHYFGRLRGVRGFADRSGITLAGGNSVFNQPNGFGRQYPWKLSATPDAGGVDGETLAQCNGDLPHSWTSQHSAWNKGRLDNWVWGVGNVRTLGYLDRGDIPFHYGLADNYTICDAYFCSTLSATGPNRTYLWSGKVDASSSDGGDESGLTWETYAEALQRAGVTWKVYQNAKDNYGDNGLAYFKQFETAKPGSALYDRGMASVPAVTGSTPDDIAAAIRADALAGTLPQVSWVVANEAFSEHPYAPPGDGAHFVDLVYRALAAGPEVFDSTVLFLNYDENDGFFDHVPPPAPPAGTAGEFLNGVPYGLGFRVPMLVMSPWTRGGWVSSEVFDHTSVLRFLETWTSAIGKPAACPNISAWRRKVTGDLTGVFDFAHPVYGVPPLPGTAKVIGQSTCGPLPNPVPTNNALPTQEAGTRPARALPYQPNGNLDRLEFGSGGKILAWFSMANQGTAAKSAAHLSIHPNAYRSTEPWQYTVDAGGTASDYFNIGTGYGAGKYDISMAGPNRFLRRFTGDATKAGKSVEAAARYAVESGTGKQAIWFKLTNSASSAVKFTITSNNYRFDGPWTYTVPAGGSTEDYFNAVAYQNGWYDFTITADVDPAWSRRYTGHIETGSPSVSG from the coding sequence ATGACACCGATCAGTCGTAGGGGTTTCGTGACGTTGGGCGCGGGGGCGGCCGCCGCGGCCGCCCTTCCGTCGACAGCAGGGGCGGCCACCGGGACGATCCGCGCCACGGAGGCGACCGGGACCATCACGGATGTGAAGCACGTGGTCGTTCTGATGCAGGAGAACCGTAGCTTCGACCACTACTTCGGCAGGCTCAGGGGCGTACGCGGCTTCGCCGACCGCAGCGGCATCACCCTCGCCGGCGGGAACAGCGTCTTCAACCAGCCGAACGGCTTCGGCCGCCAGTACCCGTGGAAGCTGAGCGCCACGCCCGACGCCGGCGGCGTGGACGGCGAGACCCTCGCCCAGTGCAACGGCGACCTGCCGCACAGCTGGACCTCTCAGCACTCCGCCTGGAACAAGGGCAGGCTGGACAACTGGGTCTGGGGCGTCGGCAATGTACGGACGCTGGGCTATCTGGACCGCGGCGACATACCGTTCCACTACGGGCTGGCCGACAACTACACGATCTGCGACGCGTACTTCTGCTCCACGCTGAGCGCCACCGGCCCCAACCGCACGTACCTCTGGAGCGGCAAGGTCGACGCCTCCAGCTCGGACGGCGGCGACGAGTCGGGGCTCACCTGGGAGACGTACGCGGAGGCGCTGCAGCGCGCCGGAGTGACCTGGAAGGTCTATCAGAACGCCAAGGACAACTACGGCGACAACGGGCTCGCGTACTTCAAGCAGTTCGAGACTGCCAAGCCCGGCAGCGCCCTGTACGACCGCGGTATGGCCTCGGTGCCCGCCGTCACCGGATCGACCCCGGACGACATCGCCGCCGCGATCAGGGCCGACGCGCTGGCCGGGACCCTGCCGCAGGTCTCCTGGGTGGTGGCGAACGAGGCCTTCTCCGAGCACCCGTACGCCCCGCCCGGCGACGGCGCGCACTTCGTCGACCTCGTGTACCGGGCGCTCGCCGCCGGCCCCGAGGTCTTCGACTCGACCGTTCTCTTCCTCAACTACGACGAGAACGACGGCTTCTTCGACCACGTCCCGCCTCCGGCGCCGCCCGCCGGAACAGCGGGCGAGTTCCTGAACGGCGTCCCGTACGGACTGGGATTCCGCGTGCCCATGCTGGTGATGTCACCCTGGACCCGCGGCGGCTGGGTCAGCTCCGAGGTCTTCGACCACACTTCGGTACTGCGCTTCCTGGAGACGTGGACCTCCGCCATCGGCAAGCCGGCCGCCTGCCCCAACATCAGCGCCTGGCGCCGCAAGGTGACCGGCGACCTCACCGGCGTATTCGACTTCGCCCATCCGGTGTACGGAGTGCCGCCCCTGCCCGGCACGGCGAAAGTCATCGGCCAGAGCACCTGCGGACCACTGCCCAACCCGGTCCCGACGAACAACGCCCTGCCCACGCAGGAGGCCGGTACGCGTCCGGCCCGCGCCCTGCCCTATCAGCCGAACGGCAATCTCGACCGGCTGGAGTTCGGGAGCGGCGGCAAGATCCTGGCCTGGTTCTCCATGGCCAACCAGGGCACCGCGGCGAAGAGTGCCGCGCACCTCTCCATCCACCCCAACGCATACCGCTCGACCGAGCCGTGGCAGTACACCGTCGACGCGGGCGGGACGGCGTCCGACTACTTCAACATCGGCACGGGGTACGGGGCCGGGAAGTACGACATCAGCATGGCCGGGCCGAACCGCTTCCTGCGGCGATTCACCGGCGACGCCACCAAGGCGGGCAAGTCCGTCGAGGCGGCGGCGCGCTACGCCGTGGAGAGCGGTACCGGCAAGCAAGCGATCTGGTTCAAGCTGACCAACTCGGCCTCGTCGGCGGTGAAGTTCACCATCACCTCGAACAACTACCGGTTCGACGGCCCCTGGACCTACACCGTGCCGGCGGGCGGCTCCACCGAGGACTACTTCAACGCG
- a CDS encoding cytosine permease, whose translation MPIEQRGVDTIPDVERTSTPRDLISILLGSNLCLGVIVFGWLPPSFGLGLWPSVTSIVIGTLAGILVTAPLALISLRTATNLSTSSGAQFGVRGRLVGSVVGLLLSLGYTALTLWIGGDVMVGALSRLVGLPHGGATRALMYTLLAGCTVVGAIYGYRLLLRLSKVLSIGMVILLLIGVFAYAGDFTTAAPPDTPYLLGSFWPTWLLAAVAAGLSGPVAFITLLGDYTRYISPRRHSTRKVYWASCLGLLLGLLVPQLFGTYTALAARAGLEYAGPLVDTAPFWYLPLLLLAASAGSIGNSGLMLYSMGLDLDAILPKATRTKATVMAAVVATTFVFIGSFAWDAQSAMTSFVLLLTAIGTPWAVITLIGYVRCGGQYDPDALQVFNRRARGGIYWYRAGWNVRATASWALGAAVGLTAVSTTVYEGPLLALTGGVDCSFILSGIVGGLTYTLLTSRAPVPAAAGAAQRSSVDVTT comes from the coding sequence ATGCCGATAGAACAGCGCGGCGTCGACACCATCCCGGACGTGGAACGCACCAGCACCCCACGCGATCTCATCTCCATCCTGCTGGGCTCGAACCTCTGCCTGGGCGTGATCGTCTTCGGCTGGCTGCCGCCGTCCTTCGGGCTCGGTCTGTGGCCCTCAGTGACCTCGATCGTCATCGGCACGCTGGCCGGCATCCTGGTCACGGCCCCGCTCGCGCTGATTTCCCTGCGCACGGCGACCAACCTCTCCACGTCCAGTGGCGCCCAGTTCGGCGTACGCGGCCGACTCGTCGGCTCGGTCGTCGGCCTGCTGCTCTCGCTCGGGTACACCGCCCTCACGCTGTGGATCGGTGGCGACGTGATGGTCGGCGCCCTGTCCCGGCTGGTCGGGCTGCCCCACGGCGGGGCCACCCGCGCCCTGATGTACACGCTGCTCGCGGGCTGTACGGTCGTCGGCGCGATCTACGGCTACCGGCTGCTGCTCCGGCTCAGCAAGGTGCTGTCCATCGGCATGGTGATCCTGTTGCTGATCGGGGTCTTCGCCTACGCGGGCGACTTCACGACGGCCGCGCCCCCCGACACCCCGTACCTGCTCGGCTCCTTCTGGCCCACCTGGCTGCTCGCGGCCGTCGCCGCCGGGCTGAGCGGACCGGTCGCCTTCATCACCCTGCTCGGTGACTACACGCGCTACATCTCGCCGCGGCGCCACAGCACCCGCAAGGTGTACTGGGCGAGCTGTCTGGGTCTCCTCCTGGGCCTGCTGGTGCCGCAGCTGTTCGGCACGTATACGGCGCTCGCCGCCCGGGCGGGGCTGGAGTACGCGGGACCGCTCGTCGACACCGCGCCCTTCTGGTACCTGCCACTACTGCTCCTCGCGGCCTCGGCGGGTTCCATCGGCAACTCCGGCCTGATGCTGTACTCGATGGGCCTCGACCTGGACGCGATCCTGCCGAAGGCCACCCGCACCAAGGCCACCGTGATGGCTGCCGTCGTCGCGACCACGTTTGTGTTCATCGGCTCTTTCGCATGGGACGCGCAGTCGGCCATGACGTCCTTCGTTCTGCTGCTGACAGCCATCGGCACCCCCTGGGCGGTGATCACGCTGATCGGATACGTGCGCTGCGGCGGCCAGTACGACCCGGACGCGCTGCAGGTCTTCAACCGCCGGGCCCGGGGTGGCATCTACTGGTACCGGGCGGGCTGGAACGTCAGGGCCACGGCATCCTGGGCCCTGGGCGCGGCGGTCGGCCTGACGGCGGTGTCCACGACGGTCTACGAAGGCCCGCTGCTCGCCCTCACGGGCGGAGTGGACTGCAGCTTCATCCTCTCCGGCATCGTGGGTGGCCTGACGTACACGCTGCTGACTTCGCGGGCTCCGGTCCCGGCCGCGGCCGGCGCGGCCCAGCGGTCCTCGGTCGACGTCACCACCTGA
- the ureA gene encoding urease subunit gamma, translating into MRLTPTERDRLLLFGAAELARARRARGLRLNVPEATALIADTVCEAARDGRRLAEAIEAARAVLGPDDVLPGVADVVTEVHVEAVFDDGSRLAVVSAPIGGGLGDGAPGAVLPAPPHTEPEPALSLTVRNTAAVPVSVTSHFHFFEANPRLDFDRAAAYGMRLCVPAGSSVRFGPGGEAEVGLLPIGGGRIAIGFAGLVDGPLDAPGAKEEALRRAAACGYLGADR; encoded by the coding sequence GTGCGACTGACCCCGACCGAGCGCGACCGGCTGCTGCTCTTCGGCGCCGCCGAACTGGCGCGGGCGCGCCGGGCCCGTGGCCTGAGGCTCAATGTCCCCGAGGCGACCGCGCTCATCGCGGACACCGTCTGCGAGGCGGCGCGCGACGGCCGGCGGCTCGCGGAGGCGATCGAGGCGGCCCGCGCCGTGCTGGGTCCCGACGATGTCCTGCCAGGTGTGGCGGATGTGGTCACCGAGGTGCATGTGGAGGCCGTCTTCGACGACGGTTCACGGCTGGCCGTGGTCTCCGCGCCCATCGGCGGCGGGCTCGGCGACGGCGCGCCCGGCGCCGTACTGCCCGCGCCGCCGCATACCGAGCCGGAGCCCGCACTCAGCCTCACCGTGCGCAACACGGCGGCCGTGCCGGTCAGCGTCACCTCGCACTTCCATTTCTTCGAGGCGAATCCCCGACTCGACTTCGATCGCGCTGCGGCGTACGGCATGCGGCTCTGCGTCCCCGCCGGGTCCTCCGTCCGCTTCGGCCCGGGCGGCGAGGCCGAGGTCGGCCTGCTGCCCATCGGCGGCGGCCGGATCGCGATCGGTTTCGCGGGCCTGGTCGACGGCCCGCTGGACGCGCCCGGCGCGAAGGAGGAGGCCCTGCGGCGTGCGGCGGCCTGCGGCTACCTGGGAGCGGACCGTTGA